One Chiloscyllium plagiosum isolate BGI_BamShark_2017 unplaced genomic scaffold, ASM401019v2 scaf_94069, whole genome shotgun sequence DNA window includes the following coding sequences:
- the LOC122545431 gene encoding solute carrier family 35 member E3-like produces the protein MGLSEAVSLNGRLLLGLLVNLSASICIVFVNKWIYVQYGFPNMTLTLLHFVMTALGLYICQRLNIFSPKTLKPTKILLLAVSFCGFVVFTNLSLQNNTIGTYQLAKAMTTPVIIVIQTVYYKKTFSTRIKLTLVRIIKSNNKH, from the coding sequence ATGGGGCTCTCGGAGGCTGTGAGCCTGAACGGGCGGCTGTTACTCGGGCTCCTGGTAAACCTGTCCGCTTCCATCTGCATCGTCTTCGTTAACAAATGGATTTATGTGCAGTATGGCTTCCCCAATATGACCCTAACGTTGCTGCACTTTGTCATGACCGCCCTGGGGCTCTATATTTGCCAGAGGCTCAACATTTTCTCCCCCAAAACTCTCAAACCCACCAAGATCCTGCTACTGGCTGTCAGTTTCTGCGGTTTTGTTGTTTTCACAAACCTGTCCCTCCAGAATAACACCATTGGCACCTATCAGCTGGCTAAAGCCATGACCACCCCAGTCATTATAGTCATACAGACTGTCTACTACAAGAAAACGTTCTCTACCAGGATAAAACTGACATTGGTAAGAATCATCAAGTCTAATAATAAGCACTAA